From Pelosinus fermentans DSM 17108, the proteins below share one genomic window:
- a CDS encoding RrF2 family transcriptional regulator: protein MQFNQATDYAFRVILHLAELPEGELANSQTIAEQQSIPAGFLQKIMRSLVKGELVKSYRGVDGGFVLAMSSEKISLLDVIEVMEGPLDLQRCLKEDSACTKGCGGKCPVHASLAVIQADFTKALREVNFAGLVGKDKEER from the coding sequence GTGCAGTTCAACCAAGCCACAGACTATGCTTTCCGCGTCATTCTGCATTTGGCGGAACTGCCTGAAGGAGAATTAGCCAATAGCCAGACAATCGCTGAGCAACAAAGTATACCAGCAGGTTTTTTGCAAAAGATAATGCGTTCTTTAGTAAAAGGAGAATTGGTAAAATCCTATCGGGGAGTAGACGGAGGTTTTGTCTTGGCGATGTCGTCTGAAAAGATCAGCCTTTTGGATGTAATTGAAGTAATGGAAGGGCCTTTGGATTTGCAACGGTGCTTAAAAGAAGATTCCGCCTGCACGAAAGGGTGCGGAGGAAAATGTCCTGTACATGCTTCACTAGCTGTGATTCAAGCAGATTTTACAAAGGCTTTGCGTGAAGTTAACTTTGCTGGATTAGTGGGAAAAGATAAAGAGGAGAGGTAG
- a CDS encoding cytochrome ubiquinol oxidase subunit I, producing MEEVLLARWQFAITTVYHFLFVPLTLGLSVLVAVMETMYVRTGNETYKTMTKFWGKLFLVNFIMGVVTGIVQEFHFGMNWAEYSRFMGDIFGAPLALEALSAFFLESTFLGLWIFGWDRLSKTMHAACMWLVAFGSNLSAFWILVANSFMQSPVGYALRNGRAEMTDFMQVITNPYVWGQFPHTILGGLVTAGVFVTAISAYYLLKKRHLPVFKPSIKIGLACMLVSTLLVMGTGHLQAQFLATKQPMKMAAMEALWESADPAPFAIAVVVDEKNKKNSFEIGIPGALSFLAYDKFSGEIKGINELQAAAEKKHGPGNYTPNIAQSFWTFRIMVLSGLWMMLVAALGAFFFYKKRLEENPFILKLLLWSLPFPYIANSTGWILTEGGRQPWIVVGLQKVSEGVSTNVTSTEIWISMIGFTVLYGALAAVAIYLVRKFIIIGPLDEKPVLSVLTKKKEATLWN from the coding sequence ATGGAAGAAGTGCTTTTGGCACGATGGCAATTTGCTATTACGACAGTGTACCACTTTTTATTCGTGCCGTTGACATTGGGATTGTCCGTATTAGTGGCCGTAATGGAAACCATGTATGTCAGAACAGGCAATGAAACGTACAAAACAATGACCAAATTCTGGGGTAAATTGTTTTTAGTCAATTTTATTATGGGTGTGGTTACTGGAATTGTTCAGGAATTTCATTTTGGTATGAATTGGGCTGAGTATTCTCGTTTTATGGGGGATATTTTTGGTGCGCCCTTAGCTTTAGAAGCCTTATCAGCGTTTTTCCTGGAATCGACTTTCTTAGGATTATGGATCTTTGGCTGGGATCGATTATCAAAAACAATGCATGCAGCTTGTATGTGGCTGGTTGCCTTTGGCAGCAATTTATCGGCGTTTTGGATTTTGGTAGCCAATTCCTTTATGCAGTCTCCAGTGGGGTATGCACTTCGCAATGGTCGGGCGGAAATGACTGATTTTATGCAGGTAATTACCAATCCATATGTATGGGGACAATTCCCGCACACGATTTTAGGAGGCTTAGTAACTGCCGGTGTATTTGTAACAGCCATTAGTGCTTACTATTTATTAAAAAAACGTCATTTGCCTGTGTTTAAACCTTCCATAAAGATTGGTTTGGCATGCATGTTGGTAAGCACATTGTTAGTCATGGGTACAGGACATTTACAAGCTCAATTTCTTGCTACAAAACAGCCTATGAAGATGGCAGCCATGGAGGCATTGTGGGAATCTGCTGATCCGGCCCCTTTCGCAATTGCAGTAGTGGTGGATGAGAAAAACAAAAAGAATTCTTTTGAAATCGGTATCCCAGGGGCATTATCTTTTCTGGCTTATGATAAGTTTTCAGGAGAAATCAAAGGGATTAACGAATTGCAGGCAGCTGCGGAGAAAAAACATGGACCGGGCAACTACACTCCGAATATTGCCCAATCCTTCTGGACATTTCGCATCATGGTATTATCCGGATTGTGGATGATGCTCGTGGCAGCATTAGGTGCGTTCTTCTTTTATAAGAAACGGTTAGAAGAAAATCCTTTTATTCTCAAGTTGTTGTTGTGGAGCCTGCCTTTTCCTTATATTGCGAATTCTACAGGCTGGATTCTGACAGAAGGCGGAAGGCAGCCTTGGATTGTAGTAGGTTTGCAAAAAGTCAGTGAGGGTGTGTCCACTAATGTAACCAGTACCGAAATCTGGATTTCGATGATTGGTTTTACGGTACTGTATGGAGCATTAGCGGCAGTAGCTATTTACTTAGTGCGTAAATTTATTATAATCGGACCCTTGGATGAAAAACCCGTTCTAAGTGTGCTGACGAAGAAGAAGGAGGCGACATTATGGAACTGA
- the cydB gene encoding cytochrome d ubiquinol oxidase subunit II: MELNILWFILVGVLFTGFFFLEGFDYGVGMLLPFIGRNDVERRIVINTIGPFWDGNEVWMITAGGALFAAFPHVYATMFSGFYMALFLMLVALILRGVAIEFRSKDESSKWRSTWDWMIFIGSTLPALLWGVAVTNLIQGIPINSKMQYAGTFFDLLSPYTLVGGVAFLLVFLFHGALFLTLRVEGELIERSRKAAVKIGLLAALVFLSLVGLTYTNTDLFKSALASSALWGAVAVFVAGYVLLWLKRFGWAFAMSGLAIAFTTIAFFSGLFPRIMVSSINPAWSLTIHNAASSAYTLKIMSFAALALVPIVLAYQGWTYWVFRKRVTAKELEY; encoded by the coding sequence ATGGAACTGAATATCTTGTGGTTTATCTTAGTAGGAGTCCTATTTACCGGCTTTTTTTTCCTGGAAGGTTTTGATTATGGCGTGGGTATGCTTTTGCCTTTTATCGGGAGAAATGATGTGGAACGACGCATTGTAATTAATACCATAGGTCCATTTTGGGATGGTAATGAAGTATGGATGATTACTGCAGGCGGAGCTTTATTTGCAGCTTTTCCCCATGTTTATGCTACTATGTTCAGTGGGTTTTACATGGCATTATTTTTAATGCTGGTAGCGTTGATTCTGCGAGGTGTAGCCATTGAGTTTCGCAGTAAGGACGAAAGTTCTAAGTGGCGCAGTACATGGGATTGGATGATCTTTATTGGAAGTACTTTGCCAGCACTGCTTTGGGGTGTCGCCGTTACGAATTTGATTCAGGGTATACCCATTAATAGTAAGATGCAGTATGCCGGGACTTTCTTTGATTTGTTGAGCCCTTATACCTTAGTAGGCGGGGTTGCCTTTTTATTAGTATTTTTATTCCATGGAGCATTGTTTCTGACTCTTCGGGTGGAGGGAGAACTCATTGAACGATCCCGTAAAGCAGCGGTGAAAATTGGCTTGCTTGCAGCTTTGGTTTTTTTGAGTCTTGTAGGTTTAACTTACACAAATACGGATTTATTTAAAAGTGCATTAGCCAGCAGCGCCTTATGGGGGGCAGTAGCAGTCTTTGTCGCCGGTTATGTTCTGCTTTGGTTAAAAAGATTTGGCTGGGCTTTTGCCATGAGTGGATTGGCAATTGCTTTTACGACGATAGCCTTCTTCAGCGGTTTATTTCCCCGGATTATGGTATCCAGTATAAATCCTGCGTGGAGTTTAACCATTCATAATGCCGCTTCCAGTGCGTATACGTTAAAGATTATGTCCTTTGCAGCCCTGGCCTTAGTACCGATTGTGCTGGCCTATCAGGGGTGGACCTATTGGGTATTTCGTAAACGGGTTACAGCGAAAGAGTTGGAATATTAA